One window from the genome of Bacillus weihaiensis encodes:
- the rplX gene encoding 50S ribosomal protein L24, producing MHVKKGDKVMVISGKDKGKQGVVLASYPKKDRVLVEGINIVKKHAKPSQANPQGGIFNQEAPIHVSNVMPLDPKSGEPTRVGFKVVDGKKVRVAKKSGETLDK from the coding sequence ATGCATGTAAAAAAAGGTGATAAAGTTATGGTTATCTCTGGTAAGGATAAAGGGAAACAAGGCGTAGTTCTTGCTTCTTATCCTAAAAAGGATCGTGTACTTGTTGAAGGTATTAATATCGTGAAAAAACACGCTAAACCTTCACAAGCTAACCCACAAGGTGGGATCTTTAACCAAGAGGCACCTATCCATGTATCAAATGTTATGCCACTTGATCCTAAATCAGGTGAGCCAACTCGTGTTGGTTTTAAAGTGGTTGACGGTAAAAAGGTACGTGTAGCAAAAAAATCTGGTGAAACTTTAGATAAATAG
- the rplN gene encoding 50S ribosomal protein L14 yields MIQQESRLKVADNSGAREVLTIKVLGGSGRKTANIGDVIVCTVKQATPGGVVKKGDVVKAVIVRTKSGARRSDGSYIKFDENACVIIRDDKGPRGTRIFGPVARELRENNFMKIVSLAPEVL; encoded by the coding sequence GTGATCCAACAAGAATCTCGTTTAAAAGTTGCTGACAACTCTGGTGCTCGTGAAGTTCTAACAATCAAAGTATTAGGTGGTTCTGGTCGTAAAACTGCTAATATCGGTGATGTTATCGTTTGTACGGTAAAACAAGCAACACCAGGTGGCGTTGTCAAAAAAGGTGACGTAGTTAAAGCAGTAATCGTTCGTACTAAGAGTGGTGCACGTCGTTCAGATGGTTCTTACATCAAATTCGACGAAAATGCATGTGTTATTATCCGTGATGACAAGGGCCCACGTGGTACACGTATTTTCGGACCAGTTGCACGTGAATTACGTGAAAACAACTTCATGAAAATCGTATCATTAGCTCCGGAAGTTCTATAA
- the rpsC gene encoding 30S ribosomal protein S3 has protein sequence MGQKVNPVGLRIGVIRDWESKWFAGKDYSTLLHEDIKIREYISKRLNDASVSKIEIERAANRVNVTIHTAKPGMVIGKGGTEVEALRKALNQLTGKRVHINILEIKKADLDAKLVAENIARQLENRISFRRAQKQTIQRAMRAGAQGIKTQVSGRLGGADIARAEHYSEGTVPLHTLRADIDYGTAEADTTYGKLGVKVWIYRGEVLPTKKKTEEGGK, from the coding sequence GTGGGTCAAAAGGTAAATCCAGTCGGTCTTCGTATTGGAGTTATTCGTGATTGGGAGTCTAAATGGTTCGCTGGTAAAGACTACTCAACTCTTTTACATGAAGACATCAAAATTCGTGAATATATTTCAAAACGCCTTAACGATGCATCTGTATCTAAAATCGAGATCGAACGTGCTGCAAACCGCGTAAACGTTACTATCCACACTGCAAAGCCTGGTATGGTAATTGGTAAAGGTGGTACAGAAGTTGAAGCTTTACGTAAAGCTCTTAACCAACTTACTGGCAAACGCGTTCACATCAACATCTTAGAAATCAAAAAAGCTGATCTTGATGCTAAATTGGTTGCTGAGAACATTGCTCGTCAATTAGAGAATCGTATCTCTTTCCGTCGTGCTCAAAAACAAACAATTCAACGCGCTATGCGTGCTGGTGCACAAGGTATCAAGACTCAAGTATCTGGTCGTCTAGGTGGAGCAGATATCGCACGTGCTGAGCATTATAGCGAAGGAACAGTTCCACTACACACACTTCGTGCTGATATCGATTACGGAACAGCTGAAGCTGATACAACTTACGGTAAATTAGGCGTAAAAGTTTGGATCTATCGTGGAGAGGTTCTTCCTACTAAGAAGAAAACTGAGGAAGGAGGAAAATAA
- the rplW gene encoding 50S ribosomal protein L23, whose protein sequence is MKDPRDIIKRPVITERSTDLMAEKKYTFEVDVKANKTQVKDAIESIFDVKVEKVNIMNYKGKFKRVGRYSGLTNRRRKAIIKLTADSKEIELFEV, encoded by the coding sequence ATGAAAGATCCTCGTGATATTATTAAGCGCCCCGTAATTACTGAACGTTCAACAGATCTTATGGCTGAAAAGAAATATACATTTGAAGTTGATGTAAAAGCTAATAAAACTCAAGTTAAAGATGCGATCGAGTCTATCTTTGACGTTAAAGTTGAAAAAGTTAACATCATGAACTACAAAGGTAAATTCAAGCGCGTTGGTCGTTATTCTGGACTAACTAATCGTCGTCGTAAAGCGATTATTAAGCTTACTGCAGATAGCAAAGAAATCGAATTATTCGAAGTATAA
- the rpsS gene encoding 30S ribosomal protein S19, whose protein sequence is MGRSLKKGPFVDEHLMSKVEKLNDTEKKQVIKTWSRRSTIFPQFIGHTIAVYDGRKHVPVYVTEDMVGHKLGEFAPTRTYKGHASDDKKTRR, encoded by the coding sequence ATGGGCCGTAGCTTAAAAAAGGGACCATTCGTTGATGAACATTTAATGAGCAAGGTTGAAAAGTTAAATGATACTGAGAAAAAACAAGTGATTAAAACTTGGTCTCGTCGTTCTACTATTTTCCCACAATTCATTGGTCACACTATTGCTGTTTATGATGGACGTAAACATGTTCCTGTATATGTAACTGAAGATATGGTAGGTCACAAACTTGGTGAGTTTGCACCTACACGTACGTATAAAGGTCATGCAAGTGACGACAAAAAAACAAGACGTTAA
- the rplP gene encoding 50S ribosomal protein L16, with amino-acid sequence MLLPKRVKYRREHRGKMRGRAKGGTEVHFGEYGIQALEASWITNRQIEAARIAMTRYMKRGGKVWIKIFPSKPYTAKPLEVRMGSGKGAPEGWVAVVKPGKVMFEISGVSEEVAREALRLASHKLPIKTKFVKREEIGGESNES; translated from the coding sequence ATGTTATTGCCAAAACGCGTAAAATATCGTAGAGAGCACCGTGGAAAAATGCGCGGTCGTGCTAAAGGCGGTACGGAGGTTCACTTCGGTGAGTACGGTATCCAAGCTCTAGAAGCTTCTTGGATCACAAACCGTCAAATCGAAGCAGCTCGTATTGCGATGACACGTTACATGAAACGTGGCGGTAAAGTTTGGATTAAAATCTTCCCTTCTAAGCCTTATACAGCAAAACCTTTAGAGGTTCGTATGGGATCTGGTAAAGGTGCTCCAGAAGGTTGGGTAGCAGTTGTTAAACCTGGTAAAGTAATGTTTGAAATTTCTGGTGTTTCTGAAGAGGTAGCACGTGAAGCTCTACGTTTAGCGTCTCACAAATTACCAATCAAAACGAAATTTGTAAAACGTGAAGAAATTGGTGGTGAATCTAATGAAAGCTAA
- the rpmC gene encoding 50S ribosomal protein L29, which translates to MKANEIRDLTTAEIEQKVKSLKEELFNLRFQLATGQLENTARIREVRKSIARMKTVVRERELAANNR; encoded by the coding sequence ATGAAAGCTAATGAAATTCGTGACCTTACCACTGCTGAAATTGAACAAAAAGTAAAGTCTCTTAAAGAAGAGTTATTTAACCTTCGCTTTCAACTAGCGACAGGACAATTAGAAAATACTGCTCGCATCCGTGAAGTTCGTAAATCGATCGCTCGTATGAAAACTGTTGTACGTGAAAGAGAACTCGCTGCTAATAATCGTTAA
- the rplB gene encoding 50S ribosomal protein L2, whose product MAIKKYKPTSNGRRGMTVSDFAEITTDQPEKSLLAPLHRKGGRNNQGKLTVRHQGGGHKRQYRVIDFKRDKDGIPGRVATIEYDPNRSANIALINYFDGEKRYILAPKNLTVGTEIMSGPEADIKVGNALPLLNIPVGTVVHNIELKPGKGGQLVRSAGTSAQVLGKEGKYVLVRLNSGEVRMILATCRATVGQVGNEQHELINIGKAGRSRWLGKRPTVRGSVMNPNDHPHGGGEGRAPIGRKSPMSPWGKPTLGAKTRKKKNKSDKFIVRRRKK is encoded by the coding sequence ATGGCGATTAAAAAATATAAACCAACCTCTAATGGTCGTCGTGGCATGACAGTTTCTGATTTTGCTGAAATTACGACTGACCAACCGGAAAAGTCATTACTTGCGCCTCTTCACAGAAAAGGTGGACGTAATAACCAAGGTAAATTAACAGTTCGTCACCAAGGTGGTGGACACAAACGCCAATATCGTGTGATCGATTTTAAACGCGACAAAGATGGTATACCAGGACGCGTTGCTACAATCGAATACGATCCAAATCGTTCAGCAAACATCGCACTTATCAACTATTTTGATGGTGAGAAAAGATATATTCTTGCACCGAAAAACTTAACGGTAGGAACAGAAATTATGTCTGGTCCTGAAGCAGATATCAAAGTAGGTAATGCACTTCCATTACTAAACATCCCAGTTGGTACTGTAGTACACAACATCGAACTTAAACCTGGAAAAGGTGGTCAATTAGTTCGTTCAGCTGGTACTTCTGCTCAAGTTCTTGGTAAAGAAGGTAAATACGTACTTGTACGTTTAAATTCTGGTGAAGTTCGTATGATTCTTGCAACTTGCCGCGCGACTGTAGGTCAAGTAGGTAACGAGCAACATGAACTTATCAACATTGGTAAAGCAGGTCGTTCTCGTTGGTTAGGCAAACGTCCAACTGTACGTGGATCTGTAATGAACCCTAACGATCACCCACACGGTGGTGGTGAAGGACGCGCTCCAATCGGACGTAAATCACCAATGTCACCATGGGGTAAACCAACTCTTGGTGCGAAAACTCGTAAAAAGAAAAACAAGTCAGATAAGTTTATCGTGCGTCGCCGTAAAAAATAA
- the rpsQ gene encoding 30S ribosomal protein S17, which yields MSERNQRKVYTGRVVSDKMDKTITVLVETYKTHPLYGKRVKYSKKLKAHDENNQAKAGDIVKIMETRPLSATKRFRLVEVVEEAIII from the coding sequence ATGAGTGAACGTAACCAACGCAAAGTATACACAGGCCGTGTTGTATCTGACAAGATGGATAAAACTATCACTGTTCTTGTTGAAACATACAAAACACACCCATTATACGGTAAACGCGTTAAGTACTCTAAGAAATTAAAAGCGCATGATGAAAACAACCAAGCGAAAGCTGGTGACATCGTAAAGATCATGGAAACTCGTCCATTATCTGCTACGAAACGTTTCCGTCTTGTAGAAGTCGTAGAAGAAGCTATTATCATTTAA
- the rplV gene encoding 50S ribosomal protein L22, translating into MQQSKAVARTVRIAPRKARLVLDLIRGKQVGEAVAILNHTPKAASPIIEKVLKSAVANAEHNYEMDINSLVVSEAYANEGPTLKRFRPRAMGRASAINKRTSHITIILTEKKEG; encoded by the coding sequence ATGCAACAATCTAAAGCTGTCGCAAGAACAGTACGCATTGCTCCTCGTAAAGCTCGTTTAGTTTTAGATCTTATTCGAGGTAAGCAAGTCGGCGAAGCAGTAGCGATTTTAAATCATACGCCAAAGGCTGCTTCACCAATCATTGAAAAAGTATTAAAATCTGCTGTAGCTAACGCTGAGCATAACTATGAAATGGACATTAATAGCTTAGTTGTATCTGAAGCTTATGCTAACGAAGGTCCAACTCTTAAACGTTTCCGCCCACGTGCTATGGGTCGTGCAAGTGCTATTAACAAGCGTACTAGCCACATTACAATCATCTTAACAGAAAAGAAGGAGGGATAA